CCAGCTCACCTTCGCGCCCGGCACCAATGCCGATACGGCGCAGGTGCAGGTGCAGAACCGCGTGCAGCTCGCCGTCCCCCGCCTGCCGCAGACGGTGCAGCAGCAGGGCCTCCGCGTCGTGAAGTCCGCCGGGAACTGGATGCTGATCGTGGGCTTCTACACCACCGATGGCAGCATGGAGCGCCTCGACATCACCGACTTCCTGGCGGCGAATGTCCAGGACCCGATCAGCCGCACGCCGGGCGTGGGCGATTTCCAGGTCTTCGGCGCGCAATTCGCCATGCGGATCTGGCTCGATCCCGCCAAGCTGATCAATTTCGGCCTGACACCCTCCGATGTCGCGGCCGCCGTGCGCGCGCAGAACGTCCAGGTCTCGAGCGGCGAGATGGGGGGGCTGCCCGCCGTGCCGGGCCAGCAGCTCAACGCCACCATCATCGGCCCCTCCTACCTGCAGACCGTCGAGGAGTTCGGCGCCATCCTGATGCGCGTGCGCCCCGATGGCTCCCAGGTGCGGCTGCGCGACGTGGCGCGGCTTGAGATCGGCGGCGAGAACTACGCCATCTCCACCCAGCTCGATGGCCGCATCTCCAGCGGCATCGGTATCCGGCTCGCCAGCGGCGCCAACGCGCTGGATACGGCGGCGGCAGTTCGGGCCACGATCGACCGCCTGCGCCCGAGCTTCCCGCCCGGCCTCGAGGTCACCTATCTGCAGGACACGACGCCCTTCGTGCAGCGCTCCATCAAGAGCGTGATCATGACGCTGATCGAGGCGGTGGCCCTCGTCTTCCTCGTCATGCTCCTCTTCCTGCAGAACCTGCGGGCGACCCTGATCCCGACCATGGCCATCCCCGTGGTGCTGCTCGGAACCTTCGCGGTGCTCTCGGCGCTGGGCTTCAGCATCAACACGCTCACCCTGTTCGGCATCGTGCTCGCCATCGGCCTGCTGGTGGATGACGCCATCGTGGTGGTCGAGAACGTCGAGCGGGTGATGGCGGAGGAGCACCTCTCGCCCCTCGAGGCCACGCGCAAATCCATGGACCAGATCACCGGCGCGCTGATCGGCATCGGCCTCGTGCTCTCGGCGGTCTTCCTGCCCATGGCCTTCTTCGGCGGCTCGGTCGGCGTGATCTACCGGCAGTTCTCGGTGACCATCGCGACGGCCATGGCGCTCTCCGTGCTGGTCGCGATCTTCTTCACGCCGGTGCTCTGCGCCACCATGCTGAAGCCGCACAAGCCGGGGCAGGGCACGCGCGGCTTCTACGGCTGGTTCAACCGCGGCTTCGACCGCACGACCAATGGCTATCTCTGGGGCGTGCGCGCCAGCCTCCGCCGCCCCGCGCGCATGATGATGGTCTATGCGGCGCTGCTCGGCGCGCTGGGCTATTCCTTCCTGCGCCTGCCCGGCGGCTTCCTGCCGAACGAGGACCAGGGCATCGCCTTCGTCCAGGTCACGGCCCCCCCGGGCGCCACGGCCGACCGCACGCAGCGCGCGCTGGACGATGTCGGCCGCTACCTGCGGGAGGAGGAGGCCGGCGTGGTGGATAGTCTCTTCGCCATCAACGGCTTCAGCTTCGGCGGGCGCGGGCAGGCCTCCGGCCTCGGCTTCATCACCCTGAAGGATTGGGATTTGCGGCCGGGCCGCGAGAATTCGGTGGGGGCGCTGACCGAACGCATCAACCGCCGCTTCGGCACCTATCAGGATGCGCTGATCATCGCCTCCTCGCCGCCCGCCATTCGCGAGCTGGGCAATGCCACCGGCTTCTCCTTCCAGCTGCTGGATCGCGGCGCGCAGGGCCACCAGGCGCTGATGGAGGCACGGGACCAGCTGCTGCGCCTGGCGCAGGCCAGCCCCATCCTCTCCCGCGTCCGCGCCAACGGGTTGAATGACGAGGCGCAGTTCCGCCTCATCATCGACTGGGAGCGAGCGAGCGCGCTCGGCCTCACCATCTCCGAGATCAACCAGACGCTCTCCACCGCCTGGGGCGCCACCTACGTCAATGACTTCATGGATCGCGGGCGCATCAAGCGCGTCTTCATGCAGGGCCAGCCGGAGGCGCGGATGGTGCCCTCCGACCTCGACAAATGGTATGTCCGCAACGCGCAGGGGCAGATGGTGCCCTTCTCCGCCTTCGGCCGGGCGGAATGGCAGTTCGGCTCGCCACGGCTCGAGCGCTTCAACGGCATCCCCTCGCGCGAGATCCAGGGCGGGCCTGCGCCGGGCTACACCACCGGCCAGGCGATGGAGGAGATGGAGCGGCTGATGCAGCAGCTCCCGCCCGGCTTCGCGCATGAATGGAGCGGCATCTCCTTCCAGGAGCGTCAATCCTCCGGCCAGGCGCCGGCCCTCTATGCGATCTCGCTCATCGTGGTCTTCCTGTGCCTCGCGGCCCTGTATGAGAGCTGGTCCATCCCCACGGCCGTGATGCTGGCCGTGCCGCTCGGCGTGCTGGGCGCGGTGCTCGCCTCGCTGATGAAGGGCATGGCGAACGACGTGTATTTCCAGGTGGGGTTGCTGGCGACCATCGGACTCACCGCCAAGAACGCCATCCTCATCGTGGAATTCGCGCGCGAGGGGTATGACCGCGGCCTCTCGCTGGCCGAGGCCGCGACGGAGGCGGCGCGGCAGCGCCTGCGCCCGATCATCATGACCTCGCTCGCCTTCACCCTGGGCGTCGTGCCGCTGGCGATCTCCAGCGGCGCGGGCTCGGGCGCGCAGAATGCCATCGGCGTCGGCGTGATCGGCGGCGTGGTCGCGGGCACGGTGCTGGCGGTGCTCTTCGTGCCGCTCTTCTTCGTGCTGGTGCTGCGCCTGTTCCGCACGCGCTCGGCCGTCGAGAAGGCCGCGCCCGCCGCGGCGCCGAAGACGGCCCCGGCGGAGTAGGCCCGGTGAGCATGGACATGGCCGCCGCACGCTGCAGGCCCGGGCCCAGCCCCATGCCGGAAGGGGCGCGGCGGCAGGCGCTGATGGAGGCGGCGGCGGCCGTCTTCATCCGGGACGGCTATGCCGCGGCCAGCATGGACCGCGTGGCGCAGGAGGCGGGCATGTCGAAGCGCACGCTCTACCGCCTCTTCCCGTCCAAGGCCGCGCTCTTCGAGGCGACGATCCACGACTCGCTGATCCCCGCCCACATGGACCCCGAGCTGGCGCGGGAGCCGGAGCTGCACACCGCGCTCGCGCGCATGCTGGAGGCGGCGGGGCGGCACCTGCTGGCGCTGCGGCCCGTCGGCATCTTTCGCCTGGTGATCGCCGAACAGGGGCGCACGCCCGAGCTGGCCGAGACGTTCCACCGCGTGCTGGTCCGCCGCGGCGCCACCGCCCTGCAGCGCCAGATCGGGCTGGAGATGGAGCGCGGCCGCCTCCGGCCCGGGGATGCGGAGGCGACGGGCCGGATGCTCTACGGCATGGCCTTCGGCTCGATGCAGATCCGCCTGCTGCTGGGCCTGCGCGAGGTGCCGGCGGCGGAGGAGGTCGCCACCCTGGCGCGGGAGGCGGTGGACATCTTCCTGAATGGCATGCGGCGCGAGGAGACCCGGCTGCAGGTCAGCCCCGCGCGGCTGGCCGTGGCGGCCGGCTGACGCCTCAGGCGAGGCCGAGCCGCGCGTCCCGCCGGCGCAGCAGCGCCACGATGGGCAGGGCCAGCAGCACCATCCAGGCCTTCCCGATCACCTGGCCCGAGAGGTAGTCCAGGCTGCCGAAGGCGAGCCAGAGGAAGATCACGCTGTCCACCACCAGCCCGACCAGGGAGGAGGCGGCGACGGCCAGCACCAGGCCCCGCTTCTGCAGCGGCGTGTAGATGCCAAGGTCCACCAGCTCCGAGAGCAGGAAGGCGACGGTGGAGGCGATCACCAGCGCCGGCGGCGCGATGGAGGCCGAGAGCACGGCACCGAGCGCGATGGCCCCCAGCGCCCAATTCATGCCGAGCCGCCGCTGCACCAGGTCCCGCAGGACGAGGGCGAGGCCGATCATCAGCACGCCCGAAGGCGCCATGATGCCGGGGGCGACCGGGATCAGGCAGGGGCCATTGGGCACGCAGACCGTGCCGGCATTGCCGATCAGCCAATTGGCGGCGGGGACGCAGAGGGCGAAGCCGAGGAGGAAGGCCAGGCCTTCAATGCGGGTGCGGGTCATCATGGGCGCCCGCATAGGCTGCCCAGCCCCGGGCGCGCAAGTCGCAAGCGGGACATTCGCCGCAGCCATGGCCCCAGGGGTGCAGCACCGCACGCTCGCCCCTGTAGCAGGAATGGCTCTCCACGCGGATCAGCTCGACCAGGGCGGGCCCGCCCAGGCGCTCGGCCAGGCGCCAGGTCGCGGCCTTGTCGCGCCACATGAGCGGCGTGTGGAGCACGAGGCGGGTCGCCATGCCCAGGTTGATGGCGGCCTGCAGCGCCTTGATCGTGTCGTCCCGGCAATCGGGGTAGCCGGAGTAATCCGTCTCGCACATGCCGGCCACGATGTGGCGCAGGCCCCGGCGATAGGCCAGCGCGGCGGCGAAGGTCAGGAAGATCAGGTTGCGGCCGGGGACGAAGGTGTTGGGCAACCCATCCTCGCGCAGCGCGATCTCGGCGTCGCGGGTCAGCGCCGTCTCGCTGAGGGCGCCCAGCACGCCGAGGTCGAGCGTGTGGTCCGGCCCGAGCCTGGGCGAGGCCATTCCGGCCCGCAGCGCCTCCCGGCAGGTGAGCTCCACCGCGTGGCGCTGGCGGTAGTCGAAGCCGAGCGTCTCGACATGGGGAAAGCGGTCCAGCGCCCAGGCCAGGCAGGTGGCGGAATCCTGGCCGCCGGAAAACAGGACAAGCGCGCCGTCGCTCATGGGTCGAGTTGCTCCAGGGCCCAGCGGGCGGCCTCGGCCACCACGGGGTCGCCATCCTCGCACAACCGGCGCGCCACGGGCAGGAGGGCGGCGTCGCCGCTGTTGCCGATGGCGATCAGCACGTTGCGGGTGAAGCGGTTGCGGCCGATGCGCTTGATGGGGGAGCCGGCGAACCGCGCGCGGAAGGCCGCGTCATCCAGCGTGGCGAGTTCGGCGAGCGGTGGCGCCACCTCGCCGCGCGGGGCGAATTGGAGTTCGGCCGCGGCGCGCGCGAATTTGTTCCAGGGGCAGACGGCCAGGCAATCGTCGCAGCCATAGATGCGGTTGCCCATGGCGCGGCGGAATTCCAGCGGAATGGGGCCGTGATGCTCGATCGTCAGGTAGGAGATGCAGCGCCGCGCATCCAGCCGGTAGGGGGCCGGGAAGGCGTCTGTGGGGCAGGCATCCAGGCAGGCGCGGCAGGAGCCGCAATGGTCGGCCTCCGGCGCATCGGGTTCCAGCGCCAGCGTCGTGTAGATCTCGCCCAGGAAGAGCCAGGAGCCATGCGTGCGGCTGACGAGGTTCGTGTGCTTGCCCTGCCAGCCCAGGCCCGCCTGCGCGGCCAGCGGCTTTTCCATCACGGGCGCCGTGTCCACGAAGACCTTGAGCGCGCCGCCCTTGAAGCGGCGCGCCATCCATTGCCCGAGCGCCTTCAGGCGCTTCTTCACCACATCGTGGTAGTCGCGCCCCTGGGCATAGGCGCTGATGGTGGCGCGGCTGCGATGCTCCAGGCTCGCCAGCGGGTCGTAATCCGGGCCGTAGTTGAGGCCGAGGGCGATGATGCTGACCGCTTCGGGCCAGAGGGCACGGGGCTGGGCGCGCTGCTCGCGCCGGGTCTCCATCCAGGCCATGGCGCCATGCGCGCCGGCCTCCACGAAGGCATCGAGCCGCGCCCGGGCGGATTCGGGCAGCAGGGCCTCGGTGAAGCGGACGGCGTCGAAGCCGAGCGCGAGGGCTTCCTGACGAATGGCCTCGGTGGGGCTCACCCCTGGGGCAGGATGGCCGTCGCCTCGATCTCGACCTTGGCCTCCTCCTCCACCAGGGCGCCGACCTGCACCAGCGTCATCGCAGGGAAGTGGCGGCCCATCACGGCGCGATAGGCGGGGCCGAGTTCGGCGAGGCTCGCGCGGTATTCGCCGATATCGGTGACATACCAGGTGAGGCGGGCAATGTGCTCGGGCTTGCCGCCGGCCTCGGCGAGCACGGCGACGATGTTGGCGAGCGCCTGGCGCACCTGTGGCACGAAGCCCTCGGCGAAGCGGCCGGCCGCATCCCAGCCGATCTGGCCGCCGATGACGACGAGGCGCCCTTCGCCCATCAGGCCATTCGCATAGCCCTTGGGGGCGGGCCAGCCCTTGGGTTGCAGGTTGATCAGGCTCATGGGGTGAGGCTTTCGCAGGCGGCGGCGTAGCGCGCAAGGGCGGCGCGCAGATCCTCCGGAATGGGCTTGGGGCGGGCGGTGTCGAGATCCGTCGTCGCATTCACGAAGCGGAAGCGGACCAGTTCCGTCTCGCCCTTGTGGGCGTGCAGCGTGGTGGCGTAGGAGGCGCCGCCGATGCGCGTCACCAGCGGCGTGAAAACCACGTGATCGCCCATGCGGCCGGGCGCGAACCAATCGGCCTCGGCATGGACGAAGCCGGTGCCGGTGCGGCGCGGGCCATGGATGTGGTGGAAATCGAGCTGGAGGGTGAGTTCGAAGAAATCCTCGATGGCGGCGTTGGCCAGCGTGAACCAGGCGCCGAAGAAGGCGATGCCGGCCGGGTCGCAGTCGGAGAAGCGGATGCGGCCGGGGATGCGCGCGCTCGCTGCGGGCAGCAAGGCGGCCGGGATGGGTGCCGGGCGGGTCATGGCTGCCTGAGCGCGAAGCGCTGCAGCTTGCCGGTGCCGGTGCGCGGCAGGCTCTGCGCGAAGACCACGCGGCGGGGGTATTTGTAGGGCGCGATGGTCGCCTTCACATGCTCCTGCAGCGCGAGGCGCATCGCGTCATCCGGCGCGAAGCCGTCATGCAGCACCACATGGGCCGTCACCAGCATGCCGCGCTCCGCATCGGGGGTGCCGACCACGCCGCACTCCCGCACGGCGGGGTGGGTCAGCAACGCGGCTTCCACCTCCGGCCCCGCGATGTTGTAGCCTGAGGAGATGATCATGTCGTCGCTGCGGGCCTGATACCAGAAATAGCCGTCCTCATCCTGGATGTAGGTGTCGCCGGTGATGTTCCAGCCATCCTGCACGTATTTGCGCTGGCGCGCATCGGCCAGGTAGCGGCAGCCTGTCGGCCCGCGCACGGCCAGCCGCCCGGGCGTGCCGCGCGGCACCTCGCGCCCCGCTTCGTCGATCACCCGTGCCTCATAGCCGGGCACCACGAGGCCGGTGCTGCCCGGGCGGATCTTCTCCTCGGGTGCCGCGATGAAGATGTGCAGCATCTCGGTTGCGCCGATGCCGTCCATGAGCTTCAGGCCCGTCTTTTCCTGCCAGAGGTCGAAGATCGGCTTGGGCAGCGATTCTCCGGCCGAGACGCATTTCCGCAGGGCGCTGATGTCCTGCCCCGCCACATGCGCCGCCATGGCGCGATAGGCGGTGGGGGCGGTGAAGCAGATGGTGGCGCGATGGGCGATGATGGCGCGCAGCAGATCCTCAGGCCCCGCGCGCTCCAGCAGGATCGCGGTGGCCCCGACGCGGAAGGGAAAGAGGACGAGGCCGCCCAGGCCGAAGGTGAAGGCGAGCGGGGGAGAGCCGATGAAGCGGTCCTCCGCATGCGGCTTCAGCACTTGCGCGGAATAGGCATCGCAGATGGCCAGCATGTCCCGGTGGAAATGCATGGTGCCCTTGGGCTCGCCCGTGGTGCCGGAGGTGAAGCCGATCAGGCAGGTCTCGTCCGCCGCGCTGTCATGCGCGGTGAAGGCGTCGCTGGCGGCGGCGCAGCGGGCTTCCAGCGCGCCATCGCCCCAGGTGAGGATGTGGC
This region of Sediminicoccus rosea genomic DNA includes:
- a CDS encoding efflux RND transporter permease subunit; its protein translation is MARFFIDRPVFAWVIAIGIMLAGALALRGMAVSQYPAIAPPTIAINVTFPGASAETVQATVVQVIEQQLTGIDNLLFFDSQTTKDGQARIQLTFAPGTNADTAQVQVQNRVQLAVPRLPQTVQQQGLRVVKSAGNWMLIVGFYTTDGSMERLDITDFLAANVQDPISRTPGVGDFQVFGAQFAMRIWLDPAKLINFGLTPSDVAAAVRAQNVQVSSGEMGGLPAVPGQQLNATIIGPSYLQTVEEFGAILMRVRPDGSQVRLRDVARLEIGGENYAISTQLDGRISSGIGIRLASGANALDTAAAVRATIDRLRPSFPPGLEVTYLQDTTPFVQRSIKSVIMTLIEAVALVFLVMLLFLQNLRATLIPTMAIPVVLLGTFAVLSALGFSINTLTLFGIVLAIGLLVDDAIVVVENVERVMAEEHLSPLEATRKSMDQITGALIGIGLVLSAVFLPMAFFGGSVGVIYRQFSVTIATAMALSVLVAIFFTPVLCATMLKPHKPGQGTRGFYGWFNRGFDRTTNGYLWGVRASLRRPARMMMVYAALLGALGYSFLRLPGGFLPNEDQGIAFVQVTAPPGATADRTQRALDDVGRYLREEEAGVVDSLFAINGFSFGGRGQASGLGFITLKDWDLRPGRENSVGALTERINRRFGTYQDALIIASSPPAIRELGNATGFSFQLLDRGAQGHQALMEARDQLLRLAQASPILSRVRANGLNDEAQFRLIIDWERASALGLTISEINQTLSTAWGATYVNDFMDRGRIKRVFMQGQPEARMVPSDLDKWYVRNAQGQMVPFSAFGRAEWQFGSPRLERFNGIPSREIQGGPAPGYTTGQAMEEMERLMQQLPPGFAHEWSGISFQERQSSGQAPALYAISLIVVFLCLAALYESWSIPTAVMLAVPLGVLGAVLASLMKGMANDVYFQVGLLATIGLTAKNAILIVEFAREGYDRGLSLAEAATEAARQRLRPIIMTSLAFTLGVVPLAISSGAGSGAQNAIGVGVIGGVVAGTVLAVLFVPLFFVLVLRLFRTRSAVEKAAPAAAPKTAPAE
- a CDS encoding TetR/AcrR family transcriptional regulator, producing the protein MPEGARRQALMEAAAAVFIRDGYAAASMDRVAQEAGMSKRTLYRLFPSKAALFEATIHDSLIPAHMDPELAREPELHTALARMLEAAGRHLLALRPVGIFRLVIAEQGRTPELAETFHRVLVRRGATALQRQIGLEMERGRLRPGDAEATGRMLYGMAFGSMQIRLLLGLREVPAAEEVATLAREAVDIFLNGMRREETRLQVSPARLAVAAG
- a CDS encoding VUT family protein, with protein sequence MMTRTRIEGLAFLLGFALCVPAANWLIGNAGTVCVPNGPCLIPVAPGIMAPSGVLMIGLALVLRDLVQRRLGMNWALGAIALGAVLSASIAPPALVIASTVAFLLSELVDLGIYTPLQKRGLVLAVAASSLVGLVVDSVIFLWLAFGSLDYLSGQVIGKAWMVLLALPIVALLRRRDARLGLA
- the queC gene encoding 7-cyano-7-deazaguanine synthase QueC, which encodes MSDGALVLFSGGQDSATCLAWALDRFPHVETLGFDYRQRHAVELTCREALRAGMASPRLGPDHTLDLGVLGALSETALTRDAEIALREDGLPNTFVPGRNLIFLTFAAALAYRRGLRHIVAGMCETDYSGYPDCRDDTIKALQAAINLGMATRLVLHTPLMWRDKAATWRLAERLGGPALVELIRVESHSCYRGERAVLHPWGHGCGECPACDLRARGWAAYAGAHDDPHPH
- the queG gene encoding tRNA epoxyqueuosine(34) reductase QueG, whose product is MSPTEAIRQEALALGFDAVRFTEALLPESARARLDAFVEAGAHGAMAWMETRREQRAQPRALWPEAVSIIALGLNYGPDYDPLASLEHRSRATISAYAQGRDYHDVVKKRLKALGQWMARRFKGGALKVFVDTAPVMEKPLAAQAGLGWQGKHTNLVSRTHGSWLFLGEIYTTLALEPDAPEADHCGSCRACLDACPTDAFPAPYRLDARRCISYLTIEHHGPIPLEFRRAMGNRIYGCDDCLAVCPWNKFARAAAELQFAPRGEVAPPLAELATLDDAAFRARFAGSPIKRIGRNRFTRNVLIAIGNSGDAALLPVARRLCEDGDPVVAEAARWALEQLDP
- a CDS encoding RidA family protein, which codes for MSLINLQPKGWPAPKGYANGLMGEGRLVVIGGQIGWDAAGRFAEGFVPQVRQALANIVAVLAEAGGKPEHIARLTWYVTDIGEYRASLAELGPAYRAVMGRHFPAMTLVQVGALVEEEAKVEIEATAILPQG
- a CDS encoding acyl-CoA thioesterase yields the protein MTRPAPIPAALLPAASARIPGRIRFSDCDPAGIAFFGAWFTLANAAIEDFFELTLQLDFHHIHGPRRTGTGFVHAEADWFAPGRMGDHVVFTPLVTRIGGASYATTLHAHKGETELVRFRFVNATTDLDTARPKPIPEDLRAALARYAAACESLTP
- a CDS encoding AMP-binding protein, which gives rise to MDSFAADNLPPQGEWPEFRLLPYPERLNCAVELLDRNLATRADHPAIVTPAETLTYGELAARVNRIANVLVGELGLVPGNRVLLRSANNAWMVAAYFAVLKAGGIVVATMPLLRAKEIGEIARKARITHALCDARLVEELQRAEAPELRHILTWGDGALEARCAAASDAFTAHDSAADETCLIGFTSGTTGEPKGTMHFHRDMLAICDAYSAQVLKPHAEDRFIGSPPLAFTFGLGGLVLFPFRVGATAILLERAGPEDLLRAIIAHRATICFTAPTAYRAMAAHVAGQDISALRKCVSAGESLPKPIFDLWQEKTGLKLMDGIGATEMLHIFIAAPEEKIRPGSTGLVVPGYEARVIDEAGREVPRGTPGRLAVRGPTGCRYLADARQRKYVQDGWNITGDTYIQDEDGYFWYQARSDDMIISSGYNIAGPEVEAALLTHPAVRECGVVGTPDAERGMLVTAHVVLHDGFAPDDAMRLALQEHVKATIAPYKYPRRVVFAQSLPRTGTGKLQRFALRQP